One Lycium barbarum isolate Lr01 chromosome 5, ASM1917538v2, whole genome shotgun sequence genomic window carries:
- the LOC132640025 gene encoding chlorophyll a-b binding protein 6A, chloroplastic-like has translation MASNTLMSCGIAAVCPSVLSSSKSKFAVAVPVSTGATNATSRLTMSAEWMPGQPRPSYLDGSAPGDFGFDPLGLGEVPSNLERYKESELIHCRWAMLAVPGILVPEALGLGNWVKAQEWAAVPGGQATYLGQPVPWGTLPTILVIEFLAIAFVEHQRSMEKDPEKKKYPGGAFDPLGYSKDPKKFEELKVKEIKNGRLALLAFVGFCVQQSAYPGTGPLENLATHLADPWHNNIGDIVIPRGILPN, from the exons ATGGCTTCAAATACATTGATGAGCTGTGGAATAGCAGCTGTTTGCCCCTCTGTCCTCTCTTCTTCCAAGTCTAAATTTGCCGTGGCGGTGCCCGTGTCCACCGGAGCTACCAATGCCACGTCACGTCTCACCATGTCGGCCGAGTGGATGCCCGGCCAACCCCGTCCCTCCTACCTTGACGGCTCAGCCCCCGG AGACTTTGGATTTGATCCACTTGGTCTAGGAGAAGTACCTTCAAATTTGGAGAGATACAAAGAGTCTGAACTTATTCACTGCAGATGGGCTATGCTTGCTGTT CCAGGAATCCTAGTTCCAGAGGCATTGGGCTTGGGCAATTGGGTCAAGGCCCAAGAATGGGCCGCAGTTCCTGGAGGACAAGCTACATATTTGGGCCAGCCTGTTCCATGGGGCACACTTCCTACTATTTTGGTTATTGAATTTTTGGCCATAGCCTTTGTAGAACACCAAAGGAGTATGGAAAAGGACCCAGAGAAGAAGAAGTACCCTGGTGGAGCTTTTGACCCACTGGGCTACTCGAAGGACCCTAAGAAATTTGAAGAACTCAAAGTCAAGGAAATCAAAAATG GTCGCCTTGCGTTGTTGGCATTTGTGGGCTTTTGTGTACAACAATCAGCATACCCAGGAACAGGACCATTGGAGAACTTGGCAACTCACTTGGCTGATCCATGGCACAACAACATTGGGGACATTGTTATCCCTAGAGGCATTTTACCTAATTGA
- the LOC132640026 gene encoding uncharacterized protein LOC132640026 isoform X1 codes for MAMYIRVKRNKTTYFIQCDPTETILQIKEKLFNLTDQPVNDQRLILMPAGDVLEDSKSLADQKVENDCVVALTLRKDDNEFEDVNIVKPNDFYQPRDSEGGANW; via the exons ATG GCAATGTATATCCGTGTGAAGCGTAATAAAACCACCTACTTCATTCAATGTGACCCAACCGAGACAATTCTACAAATAAAGGAGAAATTATTTAACCTCACTGATCAACCTGTTAATGATCAGCGATTAATCCTGATGCCAGCTGGAGACGTTCTGGAAGACTCAAAGTCCCTAGCTGATCAGAAA GTTGAAAATGACTGTGTAGTGGCGCTGACTCTGAGAAAAG ATGACAATGAATTCGAGGATGTAAATATCGTGAAACCAAATGACTTTTACCAGCCCCGCGATTCAGAAGGTGGTGCAAATTGGTGA
- the LOC132640024 gene encoding uncharacterized protein LOC132640024, whose product MEFFSGNTSNDSSGFQQDITRCPFLTNINEPTNFSFSSSSGVPIPVRAGKGPIFEDGPNFDMAFRLFHGQNGAVPLSGRLSLTNEKQDSEHAPRQFNPLAAKAATISLSAFGFGGPFGFDSFSEKWKNQKKNSESSKRQGGDSEHEAQSNEWLQNGNCPIAKSYRAVRTVLPLVAKAFKPPPGVKIKCPPAIIAARAALSRTTFAKNLRPQPLPAKVLVIGVLGMAANIPLGIWREHTEKFSPSWFAAVHAAVPFIAILRKSVLMPKSAMAFTIAASILGQVIGSRAERYRLKAVAARDLVLMKNFTPRHDHQVVDGALRGGHCSEIVASNKVPLHAGFLSPASVVS is encoded by the exons ATGGAGTTTTTCTCCGGGAATACAAGCAATGACTCTTCAGGTTTCCAGCAAGACATta ctaggtgCCCATTTTTGACGAATATCAATGAGCCGACAAATTTCTCTTTCTCAAGCTCCAGTGGTGTCCCCATTCCT GTACGTGCAGGAAAAGGTCCTATCTTCGAGGATGGTCCTAACTTTGACATGGCATTCAGGCTTTTCCATGGGCAGAATGGTGCTGTCCCGCTTTCTGGGAGACTGTCCCTTACGAATGAGAAACAAGATTCTGAACATGCACCTCGCCAGTTCAACCCTTTGGCGGCAAAGGCTGCTACCATAAGTCTCTCAGCTTTTGGATTTGGAGGGCCGTTTGGTTTTGATTCGTTCTCTGAGAAGTGGAAGAATCAAAAGAAGAACTCTGAATCATCCAAAAGACAG GGAGGAGATTCAGAACATGAAGCACAAAGCAATGAGTGGTTGCAAAATGGAAATTGTCCTATAGCGAAGTCATACCGTGCTGTGCGTACTGTCCTTCCTCTTGTAGCGAAGGCCTTTAAGCCTCCTCCTGGTGTGAAAATCAAGTGTCCCCCTGCTATAATTGCTGCCCGAGCAGCTCTATCACGGACCACCTTTGCGAAAAACTTGCGACCACAACCTCTGCCTGCAAAAGTATTAGTCATTGGTGTCTTGGGCATGGCAGCAAATATCCCTTTAGGCATATGGAGAGAACACACTGAAAAGTTTTCGCCATCATGGTTTGCAGCTGTACACGCTGCTGTGCCGTTCATAGCCATTCTGAGGAAGTCCGTGTTGATGCCTAAATCGGCTATGGCTTTTACCATTGCAGCGTCTATTCTTGGACAAGTGATAGGCTCTAGGGCAGAACGATATCGGCTCAAAGCAGTTGCAGCTAGGGATTTGGttcttatgaaaaactttacccCCCGACACGATCATCAAGTCGTTGATGGAGCACTTAGAGGTGGACACTGCAGTGAGATTGTTGCTTCGAACAAGGTTCCTCTGCATGCCGGTTTCCTTTCACCAGCTAGTGTAGTTAGCTGA
- the LOC132640026 gene encoding uncharacterized protein LOC132640026 isoform X2, which translates to MYIRVKRNKTTYFIQCDPTETILQIKEKLFNLTDQPVNDQRLILMPAGDVLEDSKSLADQKVENDCVVALTLRKDDNEFEDVNIVKPNDFYQPRDSEGGANW; encoded by the exons ATGTATATCCGTGTGAAGCGTAATAAAACCACCTACTTCATTCAATGTGACCCAACCGAGACAATTCTACAAATAAAGGAGAAATTATTTAACCTCACTGATCAACCTGTTAATGATCAGCGATTAATCCTGATGCCAGCTGGAGACGTTCTGGAAGACTCAAAGTCCCTAGCTGATCAGAAA GTTGAAAATGACTGTGTAGTGGCGCTGACTCTGAGAAAAG ATGACAATGAATTCGAGGATGTAAATATCGTGAAACCAAATGACTTTTACCAGCCCCGCGATTCAGAAGGTGGTGCAAATTGGTGA